A region from the Aquila chrysaetos chrysaetos chromosome 15, bAquChr1.4, whole genome shotgun sequence genome encodes:
- the STAC3 gene encoding SH3 and cysteine-rich domain-containing protein 3 isoform X1, translating to MALHTAAGASCSIWMLPSRAGASGELQGPQMQAQTRHHGWRTWCAPALLLPHARGWVGLWHAQQPTNANSQWLLSTTLPSWLMHGLQFLSVSLRQRSAVHSSLGCHSRSPRGLGRLPPSLRTRHRGLGAPQATGSPTSATLSRDFHRRIRAPNAAMTEKEVPEPPASPASGGKPKSRQLQKLKQLFQRKPKEETAPEPQPNGELVSPSGGPIYYIYEEEEEEEEEEEPEPPPEPQKLVNDKPHKFKDHYFKKPKFCDVCARMIVLNNKFGLRCKNCKTNIHHHCQSYVEMQRCFGKIPPGFRRAYSSPLYSDHQYACVKELLSAANRSDPVFETLRTGVIMANKERKKGQDDKKNPLAAMMDEEPETTKPEGGKTEGGTSEGDKKTEKSPTDDKNKKPQPGIRGGYLQSHYFVALYRFKALEKDDLDFPPGEKITVVDDSNEEWWRGKIGEKIGYFPPNFIIRVRAGERVHKVTRSFVGNREIGQITLKKDQIVVQKGEEVNGYVKVYTGRKVGLFPVDFLQEI from the exons ATGGCATTGCACACAGCAGCTGGAGCCTCTTGCAGCATCTGGATGCTACCTTCAAGAGCAGGTGCAAGTGGAGAG ctgcagggGCCTCAAATGCAAGCGCAAACGAGACATCATGGCTGGAGAACTTGGTGtgcccctgctctgctgctgccccatgCCAGGGGGTGGGTGGGCCTCTGGCACGCCCAGCAACCCACTAACGCAAATAGCCAGTGGCTCCTCTCCACCACGCTCCCCTCCTGGCTCATGCATGGGCTCCAATTTCTCAGCGTCAGCCTCCGCCAGCGCTCAGCTGTCCATTCCTCTCTGGGCTGTCACTCCCGCTCTCCACGGGGACTGGGACGGCTGCCCCCCTCCCTGCGCACCCGGCACAGAGGGCTGGGGGCTCCGCAGGCAACAGGATCCCCAACGTCGGCCACCCTTTCCAGGGATTTTCATCGCAGGATAAGAGCTCCAAACGCAGC CATGACAGAGAAGGAAGTGCCAGAGCCACCAGCTTCACCTGCTTCAGGTGGGAAACCCAAGAGCCGG cagctaCAGAAACTGAAGCAACTTTTCCAGCGAAAGCCCAAGGAGGAGACAGCGCCAGAGCCGCAGCCCAATGGGGAGCTGGTCAGCCCCTCAGGGGGACCCATTTACTACATctatgaggaggaggaagaggaggaggaggaggaggagcctGAGCCCCCTCCTGAGCCCCAGAAACTTGTCAATGACAAACCCCACAAGTTCAAAGATCATTACTTCAAAAAGCCCAAGTTCTGTGATGTTTGTGCCCGCATGATTGTCC TCAACAACAAATTTGGCCTGAGGTGCAAGAACTGCAAAACCAACATCCACCACCACTGCCAGTCCTACGTGGAGATGCAGCGCTGCTTTGGCAAAATC CCCCCAGGGTTTCGCCGGGCGTACAGCTCGCCTCTCTACAGTGACCACCAATACGCCTGTGTCAAGGAGCTGCTCT cagcagccaacaGGAGCGACCCCGTGTTCGAGACCCTGAGAACAGGTGTCATTATGGCCAACAAGGAGCGCAAAAAAGGGCAGGATGACAAGAAAAAT CCTTTGGCTGCTATGATGGATGAGGAACCAGAGACCACGAAGCCAGAAGGGGGCAAAACCGAGGGCG GCACCTCTGAAGGGGACAAGAAGACTGAGAAGAGCCCAACAGATGACAAG aacAAGAAGCCACAGCCAGGGATTCGTGGTGGCTATCTGCAGTCTCACTATTTTGTGGCACTTTATCGCTTCAAAGCCCTGGAGAAAGATGACCTGGATTTCCC GCCAGGGGAGAAGATCACGGTGGTTGATGACTCCAATGAGGAGTGGTGGCGG GGGAAGATTGGTGAAAAAATTGGCTACTTCCCTCCAAACTTCATCATCCGGGTACGGGCAGGCGAGCGGGTGCACAAGGTGACACGGTCCTTCGTGGGCAACCGGGAGATTGGGCAGATCACGCTCAAGAAGGATCAG ATCGTGGTGCAGAAGGGTGAGGAGGTGAACGGTTACGTGAAAGTCTACACCGGCCGCAAAGTGGGGCTCTTCCCCGTGGACTTCCTGCAGGAGATCTGA
- the STAC3 gene encoding SH3 and cysteine-rich domain-containing protein 3 isoform X5, whose product MALHTAAGASCSIWMLPSRAGASGELQGPQMQAQTRHHGWRTWCAPALLLPHARGWVGLWHAQQPTNANSQWLLSTTLPSWLMHGLQFLSVSLRQRSAVHSSLGCHSRSPRGLGRLPPSLRTRHRGLGAPQATGSPTSATLSRDFHRRIRAPNAAMTEKEVPEPPASPASGGKPKSRRKPKEETAPEPQPNGELVSPSGGPIYYIYEEEEEEEEEEEPEPPPEPQKLVNDKPHKFKDHYFKKPKFCDVCARMIVLNNKFGLRCKNCKTNIHHHCQSYVEMQRCFGKIPPGFRRAYSSPLYSDHQYACVKELLSAANRSDPVFETLRTGVIMANKERKKGQDDKKNPLAAMMDEEPETTKPEGGKTEGGTSEGDKKTEKSPTDDKNKKPQPGIRGGYLQSHYFVALYRFKALEKDDLDFPPGEKITVVDDSNEEWWRGKIGEKIGYFPPNFIIRVRAGERVHKVTRSFVGNREIGQITLKKDQIVVQKGEEVNGYVKVYTGRKVGLFPVDFLQEI is encoded by the exons ATGGCATTGCACACAGCAGCTGGAGCCTCTTGCAGCATCTGGATGCTACCTTCAAGAGCAGGTGCAAGTGGAGAG ctgcagggGCCTCAAATGCAAGCGCAAACGAGACATCATGGCTGGAGAACTTGGTGtgcccctgctctgctgctgccccatgCCAGGGGGTGGGTGGGCCTCTGGCACGCCCAGCAACCCACTAACGCAAATAGCCAGTGGCTCCTCTCCACCACGCTCCCCTCCTGGCTCATGCATGGGCTCCAATTTCTCAGCGTCAGCCTCCGCCAGCGCTCAGCTGTCCATTCCTCTCTGGGCTGTCACTCCCGCTCTCCACGGGGACTGGGACGGCTGCCCCCCTCCCTGCGCACCCGGCACAGAGGGCTGGGGGCTCCGCAGGCAACAGGATCCCCAACGTCGGCCACCCTTTCCAGGGATTTTCATCGCAGGATAAGAGCTCCAAACGCAGC CATGACAGAGAAGGAAGTGCCAGAGCCACCAGCTTCACCTGCTTCAGGTGGGAAACCCAAGAGCCGG CGAAAGCCCAAGGAGGAGACAGCGCCAGAGCCGCAGCCCAATGGGGAGCTGGTCAGCCCCTCAGGGGGACCCATTTACTACATctatgaggaggaggaagaggaggaggaggaggaggagcctGAGCCCCCTCCTGAGCCCCAGAAACTTGTCAATGACAAACCCCACAAGTTCAAAGATCATTACTTCAAAAAGCCCAAGTTCTGTGATGTTTGTGCCCGCATGATTGTCC TCAACAACAAATTTGGCCTGAGGTGCAAGAACTGCAAAACCAACATCCACCACCACTGCCAGTCCTACGTGGAGATGCAGCGCTGCTTTGGCAAAATC CCCCCAGGGTTTCGCCGGGCGTACAGCTCGCCTCTCTACAGTGACCACCAATACGCCTGTGTCAAGGAGCTGCTCT cagcagccaacaGGAGCGACCCCGTGTTCGAGACCCTGAGAACAGGTGTCATTATGGCCAACAAGGAGCGCAAAAAAGGGCAGGATGACAAGAAAAAT CCTTTGGCTGCTATGATGGATGAGGAACCAGAGACCACGAAGCCAGAAGGGGGCAAAACCGAGGGCG GCACCTCTGAAGGGGACAAGAAGACTGAGAAGAGCCCAACAGATGACAAG aacAAGAAGCCACAGCCAGGGATTCGTGGTGGCTATCTGCAGTCTCACTATTTTGTGGCACTTTATCGCTTCAAAGCCCTGGAGAAAGATGACCTGGATTTCCC GCCAGGGGAGAAGATCACGGTGGTTGATGACTCCAATGAGGAGTGGTGGCGG GGGAAGATTGGTGAAAAAATTGGCTACTTCCCTCCAAACTTCATCATCCGGGTACGGGCAGGCGAGCGGGTGCACAAGGTGACACGGTCCTTCGTGGGCAACCGGGAGATTGGGCAGATCACGCTCAAGAAGGATCAG ATCGTGGTGCAGAAGGGTGAGGAGGTGAACGGTTACGTGAAAGTCTACACCGGCCGCAAAGTGGGGCTCTTCCCCGTGGACTTCCTGCAGGAGATCTGA
- the STAC3 gene encoding SH3 and cysteine-rich domain-containing protein 3 isoform X3: MALHTAAGASCSIWMLPSRAGASGELQGPQMQAQTRHHGWRTWCAPALLLPHARGWVGLWHAQQPTNANSQWLLSTTLPSWLMHGLQFLSVSLRQRSAVHSSLGCHSRSPRGLGRLPPSLRTRHRGLGAPQATGSPTSATLSRDFHRRIRAPNAAMTEKEVPEPPASPASGGKPKSRLQKLKQLFQRKPKEETAPEPQPNGELVSPSGGPIYYIYEEEEEEEEEEEPEPPPEPQKLVNDKPHKFKDHYFKKPKFCDVCARMIVLNNKFGLRCKNCKTNIHHHCQSYVEMQRCFGKIPPGFRRAYSSPLYSDHQYACVKELLSAANRSDPVFETLRTGVIMANKERKKGQDDKKNPLAAMMDEEPETTKPEGGKTEGGTSEGDKKTEKSPTDDKNKKPQPGIRGGYLQSHYFVALYRFKALEKDDLDFPPGEKITVVDDSNEEWWRGKIGEKIGYFPPNFIIRVRAGERVHKVTRSFVGNREIGQITLKKDQIVVQKGEEVNGYVKVYTGRKVGLFPVDFLQEI; encoded by the exons ATGGCATTGCACACAGCAGCTGGAGCCTCTTGCAGCATCTGGATGCTACCTTCAAGAGCAGGTGCAAGTGGAGAG ctgcagggGCCTCAAATGCAAGCGCAAACGAGACATCATGGCTGGAGAACTTGGTGtgcccctgctctgctgctgccccatgCCAGGGGGTGGGTGGGCCTCTGGCACGCCCAGCAACCCACTAACGCAAATAGCCAGTGGCTCCTCTCCACCACGCTCCCCTCCTGGCTCATGCATGGGCTCCAATTTCTCAGCGTCAGCCTCCGCCAGCGCTCAGCTGTCCATTCCTCTCTGGGCTGTCACTCCCGCTCTCCACGGGGACTGGGACGGCTGCCCCCCTCCCTGCGCACCCGGCACAGAGGGCTGGGGGCTCCGCAGGCAACAGGATCCCCAACGTCGGCCACCCTTTCCAGGGATTTTCATCGCAGGATAAGAGCTCCAAACGCAGC CATGACAGAGAAGGAAGTGCCAGAGCCACCAGCTTCACCTGCTTCAGGTGGGAAACCCAAGAGCCGG ctaCAGAAACTGAAGCAACTTTTCCAGCGAAAGCCCAAGGAGGAGACAGCGCCAGAGCCGCAGCCCAATGGGGAGCTGGTCAGCCCCTCAGGGGGACCCATTTACTACATctatgaggaggaggaagaggaggaggaggaggaggagcctGAGCCCCCTCCTGAGCCCCAGAAACTTGTCAATGACAAACCCCACAAGTTCAAAGATCATTACTTCAAAAAGCCCAAGTTCTGTGATGTTTGTGCCCGCATGATTGTCC TCAACAACAAATTTGGCCTGAGGTGCAAGAACTGCAAAACCAACATCCACCACCACTGCCAGTCCTACGTGGAGATGCAGCGCTGCTTTGGCAAAATC CCCCCAGGGTTTCGCCGGGCGTACAGCTCGCCTCTCTACAGTGACCACCAATACGCCTGTGTCAAGGAGCTGCTCT cagcagccaacaGGAGCGACCCCGTGTTCGAGACCCTGAGAACAGGTGTCATTATGGCCAACAAGGAGCGCAAAAAAGGGCAGGATGACAAGAAAAAT CCTTTGGCTGCTATGATGGATGAGGAACCAGAGACCACGAAGCCAGAAGGGGGCAAAACCGAGGGCG GCACCTCTGAAGGGGACAAGAAGACTGAGAAGAGCCCAACAGATGACAAG aacAAGAAGCCACAGCCAGGGATTCGTGGTGGCTATCTGCAGTCTCACTATTTTGTGGCACTTTATCGCTTCAAAGCCCTGGAGAAAGATGACCTGGATTTCCC GCCAGGGGAGAAGATCACGGTGGTTGATGACTCCAATGAGGAGTGGTGGCGG GGGAAGATTGGTGAAAAAATTGGCTACTTCCCTCCAAACTTCATCATCCGGGTACGGGCAGGCGAGCGGGTGCACAAGGTGACACGGTCCTTCGTGGGCAACCGGGAGATTGGGCAGATCACGCTCAAGAAGGATCAG ATCGTGGTGCAGAAGGGTGAGGAGGTGAACGGTTACGTGAAAGTCTACACCGGCCGCAAAGTGGGGCTCTTCCCCGTGGACTTCCTGCAGGAGATCTGA
- the STAC3 gene encoding SH3 and cysteine-rich domain-containing protein 3 isoform X6, protein MIVLNNKFGLRCKNCKTNIHHHCQSYVEMQRCFGKIPPGFRRAYSSPLYSDHQYACVKELLSAANRSDPVFETLRTGVIMANKERKKGQDDKKNPLAAMMDEEPETTKPEGGKTEGGTSEGDKKTEKSPTDDKNKKPQPGIRGGYLQSHYFVALYRFKALEKDDLDFPPGEKITVVDDSNEEWWRGKIGEKIGYFPPNFIIRVRAGERVHKVTRSFVGNREIGQITLKKDQIVVQKGEEVNGYVKVYTGRKVGLFPVDFLQEI, encoded by the exons ATGATTGTCC TCAACAACAAATTTGGCCTGAGGTGCAAGAACTGCAAAACCAACATCCACCACCACTGCCAGTCCTACGTGGAGATGCAGCGCTGCTTTGGCAAAATC CCCCCAGGGTTTCGCCGGGCGTACAGCTCGCCTCTCTACAGTGACCACCAATACGCCTGTGTCAAGGAGCTGCTCT cagcagccaacaGGAGCGACCCCGTGTTCGAGACCCTGAGAACAGGTGTCATTATGGCCAACAAGGAGCGCAAAAAAGGGCAGGATGACAAGAAAAAT CCTTTGGCTGCTATGATGGATGAGGAACCAGAGACCACGAAGCCAGAAGGGGGCAAAACCGAGGGCG GCACCTCTGAAGGGGACAAGAAGACTGAGAAGAGCCCAACAGATGACAAG aacAAGAAGCCACAGCCAGGGATTCGTGGTGGCTATCTGCAGTCTCACTATTTTGTGGCACTTTATCGCTTCAAAGCCCTGGAGAAAGATGACCTGGATTTCCC GCCAGGGGAGAAGATCACGGTGGTTGATGACTCCAATGAGGAGTGGTGGCGG GGGAAGATTGGTGAAAAAATTGGCTACTTCCCTCCAAACTTCATCATCCGGGTACGGGCAGGCGAGCGGGTGCACAAGGTGACACGGTCCTTCGTGGGCAACCGGGAGATTGGGCAGATCACGCTCAAGAAGGATCAG ATCGTGGTGCAGAAGGGTGAGGAGGTGAACGGTTACGTGAAAGTCTACACCGGCCGCAAAGTGGGGCTCTTCCCCGTGGACTTCCTGCAGGAGATCTGA
- the STAC3 gene encoding SH3 and cysteine-rich domain-containing protein 3 isoform X4: MALHTAAGASCSIWMLPSRAGASGELQGPQMQAQTRHHGWRTWCAPALLLPHARGWVGLWHAQQPTNANSQWLLSTTLPSWLMHGLQFLSVSLRQRSAVHSSLGCHSRSPRGLGRLPPSLRTRHRGLGAPQATGSPTSATLSRDFHRRIRAPNAAMTEKEVPEPPASPASGGKPKSRLQKLKQLFQRKPKEETAPEPQPNGELVSPSGGPIYYIYEEEEEEEEEEEPEPPPEPQKLVNDKPHKFKDHYFKKPKFCDVCARMIVLNNKFGLRCKNCKTNIHHHCQSYVEMQRCFGKIPPGFRRAYSSPLYSDHQYACVKELLSANRSDPVFETLRTGVIMANKERKKGQDDKKNPLAAMMDEEPETTKPEGGKTEGGTSEGDKKTEKSPTDDKNKKPQPGIRGGYLQSHYFVALYRFKALEKDDLDFPPGEKITVVDDSNEEWWRGKIGEKIGYFPPNFIIRVRAGERVHKVTRSFVGNREIGQITLKKDQIVVQKGEEVNGYVKVYTGRKVGLFPVDFLQEI, from the exons ATGGCATTGCACACAGCAGCTGGAGCCTCTTGCAGCATCTGGATGCTACCTTCAAGAGCAGGTGCAAGTGGAGAG ctgcagggGCCTCAAATGCAAGCGCAAACGAGACATCATGGCTGGAGAACTTGGTGtgcccctgctctgctgctgccccatgCCAGGGGGTGGGTGGGCCTCTGGCACGCCCAGCAACCCACTAACGCAAATAGCCAGTGGCTCCTCTCCACCACGCTCCCCTCCTGGCTCATGCATGGGCTCCAATTTCTCAGCGTCAGCCTCCGCCAGCGCTCAGCTGTCCATTCCTCTCTGGGCTGTCACTCCCGCTCTCCACGGGGACTGGGACGGCTGCCCCCCTCCCTGCGCACCCGGCACAGAGGGCTGGGGGCTCCGCAGGCAACAGGATCCCCAACGTCGGCCACCCTTTCCAGGGATTTTCATCGCAGGATAAGAGCTCCAAACGCAGC CATGACAGAGAAGGAAGTGCCAGAGCCACCAGCTTCACCTGCTTCAGGTGGGAAACCCAAGAGCCGG ctaCAGAAACTGAAGCAACTTTTCCAGCGAAAGCCCAAGGAGGAGACAGCGCCAGAGCCGCAGCCCAATGGGGAGCTGGTCAGCCCCTCAGGGGGACCCATTTACTACATctatgaggaggaggaagaggaggaggaggaggaggagcctGAGCCCCCTCCTGAGCCCCAGAAACTTGTCAATGACAAACCCCACAAGTTCAAAGATCATTACTTCAAAAAGCCCAAGTTCTGTGATGTTTGTGCCCGCATGATTGTCC TCAACAACAAATTTGGCCTGAGGTGCAAGAACTGCAAAACCAACATCCACCACCACTGCCAGTCCTACGTGGAGATGCAGCGCTGCTTTGGCAAAATC CCCCCAGGGTTTCGCCGGGCGTACAGCTCGCCTCTCTACAGTGACCACCAATACGCCTGTGTCAAGGAGCTGCTCT cagccaacaGGAGCGACCCCGTGTTCGAGACCCTGAGAACAGGTGTCATTATGGCCAACAAGGAGCGCAAAAAAGGGCAGGATGACAAGAAAAAT CCTTTGGCTGCTATGATGGATGAGGAACCAGAGACCACGAAGCCAGAAGGGGGCAAAACCGAGGGCG GCACCTCTGAAGGGGACAAGAAGACTGAGAAGAGCCCAACAGATGACAAG aacAAGAAGCCACAGCCAGGGATTCGTGGTGGCTATCTGCAGTCTCACTATTTTGTGGCACTTTATCGCTTCAAAGCCCTGGAGAAAGATGACCTGGATTTCCC GCCAGGGGAGAAGATCACGGTGGTTGATGACTCCAATGAGGAGTGGTGGCGG GGGAAGATTGGTGAAAAAATTGGCTACTTCCCTCCAAACTTCATCATCCGGGTACGGGCAGGCGAGCGGGTGCACAAGGTGACACGGTCCTTCGTGGGCAACCGGGAGATTGGGCAGATCACGCTCAAGAAGGATCAG ATCGTGGTGCAGAAGGGTGAGGAGGTGAACGGTTACGTGAAAGTCTACACCGGCCGCAAAGTGGGGCTCTTCCCCGTGGACTTCCTGCAGGAGATCTGA
- the STAC3 gene encoding SH3 and cysteine-rich domain-containing protein 3 isoform X2: MALHTAAGASCSIWMLPSRAGASGELQGPQMQAQTRHHGWRTWCAPALLLPHARGWVGLWHAQQPTNANSQWLLSTTLPSWLMHGLQFLSVSLRQRSAVHSSLGCHSRSPRGLGRLPPSLRTRHRGLGAPQATGSPTSATLSRDFHRRIRAPNAAMTEKEVPEPPASPASGGKPKSRQLQKLKQLFQRKPKEETAPEPQPNGELVSPSGGPIYYIYEEEEEEEEEEEPEPPPEPQKLVNDKPHKFKDHYFKKPKFCDVCARMIVLNNKFGLRCKNCKTNIHHHCQSYVEMQRCFGKIPPGFRRAYSSPLYSDHQYACVKELLSANRSDPVFETLRTGVIMANKERKKGQDDKKNPLAAMMDEEPETTKPEGGKTEGGTSEGDKKTEKSPTDDKNKKPQPGIRGGYLQSHYFVALYRFKALEKDDLDFPPGEKITVVDDSNEEWWRGKIGEKIGYFPPNFIIRVRAGERVHKVTRSFVGNREIGQITLKKDQIVVQKGEEVNGYVKVYTGRKVGLFPVDFLQEI; encoded by the exons ATGGCATTGCACACAGCAGCTGGAGCCTCTTGCAGCATCTGGATGCTACCTTCAAGAGCAGGTGCAAGTGGAGAG ctgcagggGCCTCAAATGCAAGCGCAAACGAGACATCATGGCTGGAGAACTTGGTGtgcccctgctctgctgctgccccatgCCAGGGGGTGGGTGGGCCTCTGGCACGCCCAGCAACCCACTAACGCAAATAGCCAGTGGCTCCTCTCCACCACGCTCCCCTCCTGGCTCATGCATGGGCTCCAATTTCTCAGCGTCAGCCTCCGCCAGCGCTCAGCTGTCCATTCCTCTCTGGGCTGTCACTCCCGCTCTCCACGGGGACTGGGACGGCTGCCCCCCTCCCTGCGCACCCGGCACAGAGGGCTGGGGGCTCCGCAGGCAACAGGATCCCCAACGTCGGCCACCCTTTCCAGGGATTTTCATCGCAGGATAAGAGCTCCAAACGCAGC CATGACAGAGAAGGAAGTGCCAGAGCCACCAGCTTCACCTGCTTCAGGTGGGAAACCCAAGAGCCGG cagctaCAGAAACTGAAGCAACTTTTCCAGCGAAAGCCCAAGGAGGAGACAGCGCCAGAGCCGCAGCCCAATGGGGAGCTGGTCAGCCCCTCAGGGGGACCCATTTACTACATctatgaggaggaggaagaggaggaggaggaggaggagcctGAGCCCCCTCCTGAGCCCCAGAAACTTGTCAATGACAAACCCCACAAGTTCAAAGATCATTACTTCAAAAAGCCCAAGTTCTGTGATGTTTGTGCCCGCATGATTGTCC TCAACAACAAATTTGGCCTGAGGTGCAAGAACTGCAAAACCAACATCCACCACCACTGCCAGTCCTACGTGGAGATGCAGCGCTGCTTTGGCAAAATC CCCCCAGGGTTTCGCCGGGCGTACAGCTCGCCTCTCTACAGTGACCACCAATACGCCTGTGTCAAGGAGCTGCTCT cagccaacaGGAGCGACCCCGTGTTCGAGACCCTGAGAACAGGTGTCATTATGGCCAACAAGGAGCGCAAAAAAGGGCAGGATGACAAGAAAAAT CCTTTGGCTGCTATGATGGATGAGGAACCAGAGACCACGAAGCCAGAAGGGGGCAAAACCGAGGGCG GCACCTCTGAAGGGGACAAGAAGACTGAGAAGAGCCCAACAGATGACAAG aacAAGAAGCCACAGCCAGGGATTCGTGGTGGCTATCTGCAGTCTCACTATTTTGTGGCACTTTATCGCTTCAAAGCCCTGGAGAAAGATGACCTGGATTTCCC GCCAGGGGAGAAGATCACGGTGGTTGATGACTCCAATGAGGAGTGGTGGCGG GGGAAGATTGGTGAAAAAATTGGCTACTTCCCTCCAAACTTCATCATCCGGGTACGGGCAGGCGAGCGGGTGCACAAGGTGACACGGTCCTTCGTGGGCAACCGGGAGATTGGGCAGATCACGCTCAAGAAGGATCAG ATCGTGGTGCAGAAGGGTGAGGAGGTGAACGGTTACGTGAAAGTCTACACCGGCCGCAAAGTGGGGCTCTTCCCCGTGGACTTCCTGCAGGAGATCTGA